GGCGACCCGGCGCGCCTGATGGCGGGCCAGCACGCGGATGAGCAGACCCTGTCCGTCCTGCGCCACAACCTGGGCCTCGACCGTCCGCTGCACGTGCGCTACGGCATGTTCCTGTCCGGACTGGCCCGCGGCGACCTGGGCTATAGCTACCGTCAGCGGCGCCCCGTGACCACCGTGCTCGCCGAGCGGTTCCCGGCCACGCTGCGCCTGGCCCTGGCCGCGCTGGCCATTGCCCTGGTCTGCGGAGTGGGCGCCGGGATGCTGGCCGCGGTGCATCACGGCCGGGCGGCGGATTTCGTGGTGATGCTGCTCAGCCTGGGGGGCATCTCCACGCCCGTGTTCTGGCTGGGGATGATGCTGATCGTGCTGTTCGCCGGGGTGCTGGGCTGGCTGCCGGTGGGCGGGTACGGGGACGGTTCGCTGCGCTATCTTATCCTGCCCGCGCTCAGCCTGAGCGCGATCAGCACCGGCTATTTCGCCCGGATCACCCGGGCCGCCCTGCTGGAGGTGCTGAGATCGGACCATGTCCTGGCCGCGCGGGCGCGGGGACTGAGCGAGGCCCGCATCCTCTGGAGTCACTCCCTGCGCGGAGCGGCGGTGCCGCTGGTCACGGTGATCGGGACCAACCTGGCCTCGCTGCTGGGTGGGGCCGTGGCCACGGAGACAGTGTTCGCCTGGCCGGGGGTCGGTCGGGCGATCTATGATGCCATCCTGGTCCGCGACCTGCCGGTGGTGGAGGGCGGGGTGATCCTGCTGGCGTTCCTGTTTGTCGGCTCCAACCTGCTGATCGACCTGCTGTACGCCTGGATCGACCCCCGTATCCGTCTGGATGGGGGCGGACCGCGGGAGGCCACCGGATGACGATGCAGACAAAAAGCCCCTGGAGCCTGCGTTTCGGCGTTCTGGTGGTGCTACTGCTGGTGGTTTCGGCCCTGGGCGCGGGAGTACTCGCCCCCTACAATCCCTACCGGGTGGATATCGAGCACGTGATGGCCGCCCCCAGCCTGGCCCATCCGTTCGGCACGGACTACCTGGGGCGGGACGTGCTGAGCCGGGTGCTGTACGGGGGAAGGATTTCACTGGCCATCGGGCTGCTGGCCGTGGCGGTATCGGGCGTTCTGGGCACGCTGATCGGGGCGCTGGCCGGCTACTGCGGCGGCTGGCTGGATGAGGTGCTGATGCGCCTGACCGACATCGTGCTGGCTTTTCCAACGGCCCTGTTCGCCCTGGCCGTAATGGCGATTTTCGAGAACCCGACCGTGACCACCATTTTCCTCGTGCTGGGGCTGGTCGGCTGGGGCTCCATCGCGCGCCTGGTGCGCTCCGAGGTGCTCTCGATCAAGGCGCGCGACTACGTGCTGGCCGCCCGGGCGGTGGGGGTGAGCCCGGCCGGGATCCTTCTGCGCCATATCCTGCCCAACACCGTGGGCACGCTGAGCGTGGCTCTCACCCTGGGCGTGGCCTCCAATATCCTGACCGAGGCCTGGCTCAGCTTTCTGGGCCTGGGCGCACAGCCGCCCCTGCCCAGCTGGGGCGCGATGATCACCGAGGGCCAGTTCTACCTGACCAGCCGTCCCTGGGTCTGTATCTTCCCCGGCCTGGCGATCCTGATCACCGTGCTGGGGTTCAACATGGCGGGCGACGGCCTGCGTGACCGGCTCGACCCGCGTCTGGGACGCAAGTTGTGAGGTCTGAAATCGTTGTAGGGGTGGCCCCCTGTACCCGCCCGAAACCACGGCAGGCACAGGGGCCTGCCGCTACAAATTTTGGCTGCGCGTGCCTGGCATGATCACGGAAAGCCTGCGGCCGTTTAGGGCAGCCTCAGAGCAGGAACCCGGCCACCCGTCCCAGGTCTCTCAGGTTGAAGCGGCGGCGCTTGCCGCCCAGGTGGCTGGTGGTTTCCTGCTCCTCCACCAGCGGCGTGTGGATTTCGGGCGCTTCCGGGTGTTCGGCGGCTGTGGGCTGCGGAGCGAGCGGGTTCGCGCCCGGCCGGCCGGCGGGACCTCCGGCGGCGGGCCGTATGAAGAAAAATCCGTTGCGGGCCATATCATCCTCCCTGATGATATCGGTGGCTGAAAGCGGCATCCTTGGCCGCGGCTGTGGCGCCGCCGCAGGTTGCGTAATCGGCGGACGTATGTATATTATCGGTAAAAGAGGCTGCAACTTGAAGATAAACCGTCAAGGGGGCACGAGATGTTCCATGCGGTACCGCTGATCGACAAGCTGATTGCTATCTACAGCTACCTGCTGCTGGCCCGGGTGGCGCTGTCCTGGTTCCGGGTCAACTACTCCAACCCCTGGGTGCGCCTTCTGCTGCGCATCACCGACCCGTTCCTGGAGCCGTTCCGCGCGCTGATCCCGCCGATGGGCGGGATCGATTTCTCGCCGATAGTTGCGTTCCTGGTGCTGAACCTGATCCGCTCGCTGCTGGTCCGTTTCCTGCTGGGGATGTAGGCTTAACTTGCGGTAAGGACTGTGCAACAGCTGTATGAATCCTTGGGATGATGCTGGCATAATGAACGTATTTAACCCGTTCGATAGGCTTGTTCAAGCAGTCCTTTTATTTCCATTCTAATGGTTTGTGGATATTTGTCCCTGGGATTGGATCGGGTAATTGTGCGGCCCGAAGTGCTCCCATCCGTACAGTTCTCATGTTCAATCCAAGAAGCTGAAGAGGCCGTGAAGTCGGTTTTCCTCTAAAGGCATGAGGGTTCAACAAGATAACTTCCTTGCCAAGTTCTTTGGTCACAATTCTTAATGCTTCTGTCAAGTCAGAATCGTTGGTCATGACCAATGCCGTTTCATATAGATTCCGGCATCCATCGAAAACCAGATGCGTGGCAAGATTGACGTCTGAACCTTTTTCCTCTTTGTTGATAATCCAGATTGCATTCGGTGTGGGAGAATTTTTATCTGTCGAGTATTGGCATTTTGCGATTGGTCTTGTCAGTGGGTCGGTTCTATAATTACCCAGAATTATTTGAAGTCTTTGTTTCCCTATTGATTCCATTGCTTTCCAATGGCATTGCTGACGGGTTGATTTGGATGAATCCCAATGTGAATCAACCAGAGCAGTAAAATATTTAACTTTTATAATATCATAACCCTGCAGGAGCAATTCGCTTAGCTTGACATAATCAATCCATTTGTAGCTTCTTGTAGAATCCCTTTTGTGAAACACTCCATAGTAAAAATTGAATCCATCGATATAAACATATGTCGACTTTGCCATTTTACCCCCATAAATAAAGCAGGGGGTGCCTTTCGACACCCCCGCAGCGTATCGCCTGAGGCGATACGAAGGGTCGACAAACTCTCTATAACATTATCGGTAATTAATCAGAGATAGTCAAGATATTTTATCACTCGTAGACCAGGGCCTTGATCGGGTCCTGGCGCGAGGCCCAGAACGCGGGGTAGAGCGCGCCCAGGGCGCCGACCAGCACTCCCAGCAGCACGCTGTTGATCAGAAGGCTGCTGGAGATTTCCACGGTGATGAGCTGGAATTTCCACTGGATGGCGTGACGGCTGAGCACGGCCAGGCTGATCCCGGCCAGGCTGCCCAGGGCAGAAAGCAGCAGCGCCTCGCTCATGATGGTCATCAGGATGTAGCCCCGCGAGGCCCCCAGCGACTTGAGGATGCCGATCTCGCGGGTGCGCTCCACCACGGTGGTGTACATCGAGAGCAGGATCACCAGAGCGCTTATCACCAGGGCCGTGTAGTTGATCGCACGGATGAACTGGTTCAGCGCCTCGATGTACTTGCCCATCGAGGCGGCGATGTTCGACATGAACTGCGTCTCCACACCCTTGATGTTCCGGGTGATGCTGCCGGAGACTTTCTCCACCAACTCGGGCGAGCGTGCGGTCACGAAGAACAGGCTGACCCTGTCGGGCTGGCTGGTCAGCTCGGCCAGGGTGGCGTAGGGCAGGAAAATGCGGGTGCCCACCCCCGGCTGCACGATCCCCACGATGTGGAACTGACGGCCCAGCAGCTCCAGGCTGTCGCCCACGGCCAAGCTCTCCAGGGCCGCGATGCGGCTGTCAATGAACATCTCATCCGGGCCGGACAGCATCCGCCCCTCCAGGAACACCAGCTGCCCGCCCAGGTCGCTGAATTTCTGCGGCTCGATCCCGAAAATGTTGTACGGGGCGCTGCCGATGGTGGCTTTCCAGATCAGCACCGGGCTCACGGTCTTGACCCCGTCGATGGCCTCGAGCTGCTCGCCCAGCTTGTAGGGCAGAACGCCGGAGCCGAACAGCAGCGGGTTGCTCCCGGTGCGGATCACCGTGATGTCGGCGCCGATGCCGCGGATGCGCTCGGTGAACTCGTTCAGCACGCCGTTGACCAGGCCCCAGAGCACGATGAAAAGACTGATGCCCACGGCCAGGGCCAGCACGCTGATCGAGCTGCGCATTTTGCGCTGCATCAGGTTGGAAAACGCCAGACGGAACATGGATCGGGACCTGTGTTTCGAGGCAAAAAAGTGGCGCCCCAGCGCCGGAATGAATGAAAAAAATAATCTATCTCCCAACGCTTCGCGTGTCAATGATTAAGCCTCGGCGAGCGGCCCGCACAGCCGATAAGGGCAAGATTTGTTTGACTTTAGATAGCCCGGATGTTAGCTTGAAACGTAAAGTTGAACGCTCCGGCGGCCATGATTTCCATTCATTTTCGCTCAAGGCGGGAGGCAAGTTAAGTGGGTGAGGACCTGCTCGGCCTTAAGAAGAACTGGACCGAGGCCCTGGACAGGCTCCAGGCTCCCCTGAGCGGGGAGCTGCTGGATGTCAGGCGCCGGATGGAGCAGATCCTGCGCTCCGATTTCGAACCGGTCAACCGGACGATCAACCATCTGTTCAGCCGCGCGGGCAAGATGATCCGCCCCACGCTCCTGCTTCTGGCCGCCGACCGTCGCCGCGGCGACTACAGCTCACTGGTTTCGCTGGCCGCCGCGGTGGAGATAATCCACACCGCCTCGCTGGTGCACGACGATTCGATCGACAGCTCCACCCACCGACACGGGGTGGAGACGCTCAACTCCA
Above is a window of bacterium DNA encoding:
- a CDS encoding NYN domain-containing protein, which translates into the protein MAKSTYVYIDGFNFYYGVFHKRDSTRSYKWIDYVKLSELLLQGYDIIKVKYFTALVDSHWDSSKSTRQQCHWKAMESIGKQRLQIILGNYRTDPLTRPIAKCQYSTDKNSPTPNAIWIINKEEKGSDVNLATHLVFDGCRNLYETALVMTNDSDLTEALRIVTKELGKEVILLNPHAFRGKPTSRPLQLLGLNMRTVRMGALRAAQLPDPIPGTNIHKPLEWK
- a CDS encoding ABC transporter permease; the protein is MIRFLLRRLVSLVPVVLGLASLVFVLMYLVPGDPARLMAGQHADEQTLSVLRHNLGLDRPLHVRYGMFLSGLARGDLGYSYRQRRPVTTVLAERFPATLRLALAALAIALVCGVGAGMLAAVHHGRAADFVVMLLSLGGISTPVFWLGMMLIVLFAGVLGWLPVGGYGDGSLRYLILPALSLSAISTGYFARITRAALLEVLRSDHVLAARARGLSEARILWSHSLRGAAVPLVTVIGTNLASLLGGAVATETVFAWPGVGRAIYDAILVRDLPVVEGGVILLAFLFVGSNLLIDLLYAWIDPRIRLDGGGPREATG
- a CDS encoding ABC transporter permease — translated: MTMQTKSPWSLRFGVLVVLLLVVSALGAGVLAPYNPYRVDIEHVMAAPSLAHPFGTDYLGRDVLSRVLYGGRISLAIGLLAVAVSGVLGTLIGALAGYCGGWLDEVLMRLTDIVLAFPTALFALAVMAIFENPTVTTIFLVLGLVGWGSIARLVRSEVLSIKARDYVLAARAVGVSPAGILLRHILPNTVGTLSVALTLGVASNILTEAWLSFLGLGAQPPLPSWGAMITEGQFYLTSRPWVCIFPGLAILITVLGFNMAGDGLRDRLDPRLGRKL
- a CDS encoding YggT family protein, whose product is MFHAVPLIDKLIAIYSYLLLARVALSWFRVNYSNPWVRLLLRITDPFLEPFRALIPPMGGIDFSPIVAFLVLNLIRSLLVRFLLGM
- a CDS encoding ABC transporter permease, whose product is MFRLAFSNLMQRKMRSSISVLALAVGISLFIVLWGLVNGVLNEFTERIRGIGADITVIRTGSNPLLFGSGVLPYKLGEQLEAIDGVKTVSPVLIWKATIGSAPYNIFGIEPQKFSDLGGQLVFLEGRMLSGPDEMFIDSRIAALESLAVGDSLELLGRQFHIVGIVQPGVGTRIFLPYATLAELTSQPDRVSLFFVTARSPELVEKVSGSITRNIKGVETQFMSNIAASMGKYIEALNQFIRAINYTALVISALVILLSMYTTVVERTREIGILKSLGASRGYILMTIMSEALLLSALGSLAGISLAVLSRHAIQWKFQLITVEISSSLLINSVLLGVLVGALGALYPAFWASRQDPIKALVYE